A single window of Rhodamnia argentea isolate NSW1041297 chromosome 5, ASM2092103v1, whole genome shotgun sequence DNA harbors:
- the LOC115755119 gene encoding dirigent protein 25-like, translating to MGNAKNTGNLASTLLVIIIFTFIDQSSLARTLGNPAPNPHQSHHTVTFLMRNVLSNISYSRPATGKFPNNQLPFPKPLGLFPPSKGIPLTQPNNPLGPVVAGSSTGTLDLAGTGFSFPAIATLQELQLSSITEISEYLFEGLVFSSRVIGKAQGVYVASSEDGTSHMMAMTAHFAGNELKDGLRFFGVHRTDVSESHIAVIGGTGLYDGANGYASIKFIDGGYNLSGEDTRESMYLLFTVYLS from the coding sequence ATGGGCAATGCTAAGAACACCGGCAACCTAGCATCGACACTGCTGGTCATCATCATCTTTACCTTCATAGACCAGTCATCGTTGGCCCGAACCCTGGGCAATCCCGCCCCAAATCCCCACCAAAGCCATCACACTGTCACATTCCTAATGAGAAATGTCCTGAGCAACATTTCTTACTCGAGACCGGCCACAGGTAAATTCCCCAACAATCAACTCCCCTTCCCAAAGCCGCTAGGCCTTTTCCCTCCCAGCAAGGGCATTCCATTAACCCAGCCTAACAACCCTCTGGGCCCGGTGGTCGCCGGTTCGTCCACTGGAACACTTGACCTGGCTGGCACAGGCTTTTCATTTCCGGCCATCGCCACCCTTCAAGAATTGCAACTCAGCAGCATAACAGAGATTAGTGAGTACTTATTTGAAGGCTTGGTTTTCAGTTCCCGGGTGATTGGAAAAGCACAAGGAGTGTATGTTGCCAGCTCCGAGGATGGAACCAGCCACATGATGGCAATGACCGCACATTTCGCAGGCAACGAGCTGAAAGATGGACTGAGGTTCTTCGGGGTTCATCGGACAGATGTCTCAGAGTCTCATATCGCAGTCATTGGCGGTACAGGATTGTATGATGGTGCAAATGGCTATGCTAGTATCAAGTTCATTGATGGTGGATATAACCTTAGTGGGGAAGATACAAGAGAAAGCATGTACCTTCTGTTCACAGTTTACCTTAGCTAG
- the LOC115752102 gene encoding glutathione S-transferase DHAR2 translates to MALEICVKSATGAPDVLGDCPFCQRVMLTLEEKKVPYKSRLVDLSNKPQWFLEINPEGKVPLIKIHDKWIADSDVIVGILEEKYPEPSLTPPPEFASVGSKIFISFVKFVKSKDPSDGTEQALLDELKALDGHLKAHGPYIAGVKITAVDLNLAPKLFHLEVALGHFKKWTIPESLTHVHSYTKLLFSRESFVKTKPAKEHVVTGWALKVNAA, encoded by the exons ATGGCTTTGGAGATCTGCGTCAAGTCTGCTACTGGAGCACCCGATGTTCTTGGAGACT GCCCATTTTGTCAACGGGTGATGCTAACTTTGGAGGAGAAGAAAGTCCCGTACAAGAGCCGCCTCGTCGATCTCAGTAATAAACCCCAATG GTTCTTGGAAATAAATCCAGAAGGGAAGGTGCCACTGATTAAGATCCATGATAAGTGGATCGCCGACTCTGATGTGATTGTTGGCATTCTTGAGGAGAAATACCCTGAACCTTCGCTCACTCCTCCCCCTGAGTTTGCATCTgt GGGCTCGAAAATTTTCATCTCCTTCGTGAAGTTTGTGAAGAGCAAGGACCCAAGTGACGGCACTGAGCAGGCCTTGCTTGATGAACTGAAAGCCCTGGATGGTCATCTCAAGGCTCAT GGTCCATACATTGCTGGAGTAAAGATAACAGCGGTTGACTTGAATTTGGCCCCGAAATTGTTCCATCTCGAGGTTGCTCTTGGCCACTTCAAGAAATGGACAATCCCAGAAAGCTTGACTCATGTCCACAGCTACACCAAG CTGCTGTTTTCTCGGGAGTCCTTCGTGAAGACCAAGCCGGCGAAGGAGCATGTGGTCACCGGATGGGCGCTGAAGGTCAATGCAGCATGA